In the Plasmodium sp. gorilla clade G2 genome assembly, chromosome: 12 genome, aaaaatagtcatgcttatatttgtataatatttttcgtTACATTAAATTTggtcaattttttttttttttttttttttttttttttttgttatatattaagtTGTTCATTTCATGAAGTTTagttatatttcattttaagaaaaacctcatttgatttattatttaaaataaaaaataaattaacaaattaatataaataaaaaaccaTAAATATGTGACTTCTACATTTATCTatactttaaaaataaatatatatttgtatgttATTAtgtcattttaattttatttttttttattttcataaattataaaatgtgtttaaaaaaaaaaaaaaaaaaaaaaaaaaaaataaaataaaataaaataaaattggatgaacatatatatatatatatatatatatatatatatatttatatttatgtaacgCTGCTCTTGAgcatttcaaaaaataatataaaactttcatcacaatatattataggtatgtatatatatatatattttttatttattcaaaataatttgaaattatattatacataagaTTGTATGTTACCATATATTTGCATATGTAAATTGTCCcatgcatttttttttttttcattttcaaatttttttttatatttgtttttgttttatttgaAGATGTGCAAAATTGAAAGGAACAAATAGAACATTTCGAATATACATAGGTCTACGTATatgttaaaattatttatttgttttgtCATATGtcatttttgttttgttgTGATATGTTTTGTTATGTTTTGTTCTTTTCTTGCTTTCTTtctttgtttcttttttttttttttttttttatctttacatattgaataaaatatcaattgacaatgaaataatatgtatatatatatatatatatatatccatatatttgtttaaacaaatgagaaaatatttaatatgaaatataaatattattatacacatTTCattctattaatatattattattataatttttaataccacacatacatatatatatatatatatatatatatatatatttatttatttatttatttatttatttatttatttatatataaggtTGAAAATGCAAGGTGTTTCAGATTTGACCaacttaaaatatttatacgaCAAGGTATCCCTTGGGAAAATAATTAATCGTAATTTAAAAGAGCTAATTAAGAACCCTGATTTTTCCTTTgatgatgaaataaataatatgaataatattagaaATAGTATATTAACAGAACAATATAAAGGTTTAAATATGAACTtgttaaatttatataaagaatatttattttattttgaaacATTTAAACGTAAGAAATTGTTAAAAGACAAGAAGAAGatatatacaaatgatatatttgaaaagaataaaaaaatcgAATATGAATTAGAAGAAGAGaatgtaattattttatataatataggtTTTATAACTTCATATATGgttaaagaaaagaaatctttgaatgatataaaattattaaataaaatctCTACAGAAGTTATagaaatttttaattatatgtttCAACAAATGAATGAATTAAAATTACAAGAATTAAGTGATATTAATTGTATaagttgttatatatttttatgtataactTTAGCTCATCAtgaaaatatgttttataatactgcaatgatgaaaaaatataaaagaaagttACTAGCcaaattatcatataatatttatacatattttaatgaAGCCTTATGTTGTTTACAAGGAGATATGCTACCAATATTTAAACAGTCAGATAATTTTACAATAGCAAGAAATAATTTACAATATATCAGAAATCCCAATAGCTTTTTGTATAATTTTGTTCAGGTAAATAAGCAAATATTTATTAGTATTAGTAATTATCATTACTCATTAAAATATGTACAATTAAGTGATATGGAAGAATTGAAAGTTACTAAATATGAAGAAGACAAAATAGGTGAAATATTATGTCGACTTAATTTTAGTTTAATTAATGTTAATAGAGGTATAGaattatgtaaaaaatataacataaatataaatttcatatcattaaaagaaaagattATGAAGCTTTTagatttttttgaatatgaaaataaaaatatttattttgaagTAGTACCTGATTATGATAATTTAGAACGCATTAAAGGGACACAAGTTActtttatgaaaaatatagaattgtgtgatatatatataaagaaaaatatatctaataatttaaaattattatttaatgaaaaagcaaaatatatatataatacatataataatcaatCCGTAccattatatgaatattataataaacattttttaaatttaaaagatcaatatgaattattaaatataaccCATAGAAAAGatattcttcttcttttaaataattctattttaaatatattttcaaaaaaaaaacaaatatataatcctATACAATATGATAATCATCTTACATTTCTTTCCAATgttgaaaataatttaaaagatatattaatgGAAGCAGACAATTATTTAACAATAGAACATAACAATCATTTAGAATtccaaaaaatttatttaaatgtaaCTATTAATCAAGAGTCTGTTAactcatataataatttcttatttcatttaaatacATTCAAAACATTATTACATGAATTAtcacaaaatataattacattCAAAACATATCTTGAAAAAAATCATGAAAAGTTAAAAATATGTGAAATGGATATTACTAATTTCTTtgaacatattattaatcaattaaatatttcttctaatatacatattgatAATTTAGATGAAgattataatcattataaaaATCTTCTCAGCGAAGAAAACGATCAAGATGTATCTTCTGTAAATAGTATTAGTGATATTGAACCTATATCTTCTGTAATGTCTTTAAATTATTCAGACTTTTATAACTTtttaaaatcaaaaaaattattgttCTCTGTTCAGAAATGGGAAAATAATCAATATctatttcattataatacattgagaaaatatattaatcttCATTTAGAAGAGAGATTATTTTTTGTCCTTACTTCTTTGTATTTTTCCATGAACATACAGCTAACCAACTTTTCCAATGACTTaacttttattaaaaatggtTTACATGATCAATTTTTGAATTCAATAACGGTACgtctttaaaaaatgaaacaaagaaaaataacaaatatatgtacatcaTGATAAAATATGAGAAAAAGTGTACAttcgttttttttatacattcatatatacaaaaaataaatttatgatTACGTATTTGTAGAACAATATATGTTCTCAGGATACTGCATAATAGTCTAATATgtatactttttatataacatgtTGATACGtgaatatttcatatatattttttacgtacatatacacatatatatatatatatatatatatatttatctatttaTAGGAAGAAAAAGATAACGAAAGGTTAAATGATCTGTtggaaaaacaaaaagaattattaaatgcgaaaaaaataaaattagaaGAAAGAATTACATTATTTGAAAAGGATTTAAATcagttttataattattatcatgaatataataaactaGAATCATTTAAAGCTGTAGAAGTAAGTTTAACTGATATTATAATGCACATATCGtgggaaaaaaataaaaatatatacacatataaatatataaatacatacatatataatatatatatatatatatatatatatatatatatatatattttctcagGATTTTAGTGCTTTTATGAATGAGCTTATGGAAATATGTTCAAGCTTAAATACTACATATAAGAAACATGaatatacattaaaaaatgCTATAATGTTTAAAGATGACGTAAGAagcatattattcataatatataaaagacgaaaagaatatacatatatgtgcaCATATAAAGTATAACATTTATAACCTTTAAAaggtatttttatataaaccttaatttttttttttttttttttttaatttcagattaatagatatatatacatgagAGAAAGTGAAAGATCCAAAATAaggtaatatataattattattaaatacataaatatatatacattattgtttttaaaatatttatatttaattatatattttttcttaaacaGGATACAACAAATACCAAATAATTATTCAAGAAATTTACAAAATAGCACTGAACGGTATTATTGATAGGAGCAacctttttataatttctatggattattataaatgtccaataaataatatttttggttataaattaaaatataaatatattatatatatatataatatatatatttaattataataatacattttaatatatatatatataataacatactATGACAACTTATTAAGAATAGTGAAATGAAACTTAAATGTTTTTTCTATGTTTCATTAAAATttaatgttataatatattaatcataaaaataatacaatttttattattattcttatatatatatatatatatatatatatatatatatatattaatataaattaaactctgactttattatataagaatatataaaattatttctaataaacatataaatgtagGGTTACAAAAGAATTACTTTTATAAGTACaattttttccatataaaaaaaaaatatacaatagaatatttattttaaaatatattattatacaaacatatatacatatatatatatatattttgaatggacttataaatacatattataagaaatatttccGTAAAACTTATTTTAAAgatcatattaaaaaaatatttaaataatacccaaaaaaaaaaaaaaataaaaaatagatatttcatatttgaatgttatttatttcttttatttataattttttttttttccttcttttagtaaggaaaaaaaaattcgtgtactttttttatattatataaaaataaaattatatatttatataaacatgtaATATAACCGTAAGGGGTTGGGATTAGGGTCTATGAAGTGAACTActaaattatgtatattatatttatatatattaagaaatatttatgtacttattatattatatataataataccatttgcatacatatatatatatatatatatatatatataatatatatatatattaaataatgttaagtcctaataaaataacaaaggGCTTAAGAaacccaaaaaaaaaaaaaaaaaaaaaaaaaagtgcttacgattattttttttttttttttttttgatagtTCTTAATTTCACTTTTCCATTAAGAAACacgaacaaaaaaaaaaaataataataataaaacttattttattttataaaggtttatttatattatactcATTAACCAaagaaatgtttttttttttttttttttttgaaagtAAAATTTAATGTCAATTGCACAAGGGGTATatttatagtatatataatatacatattatatttatataaatatataatactgtTATAAggttataataacatatataatataaaatatacatatatacaatatatattataaataataatatatatattacaatataaatataatatgtatttaaaaaaaaattgctattcttaaaatatattatatatatataaaaatttatatgtatattatataatatatataataattttatagtatatttatatttataatatatatatgatgtagTATCGtcgtatatttttttttgatatgtatacaaaaaaaaaattaaaataataaaacctaaaataatatgtaaatataaatataacattttattatatacatataaaataaatgtaaactttttaaacatattttataatatgcgtaatataattatagtaATTATTAAGATtaatttaacatatatatgtaaaacaaaataatatatacttatatttttttattatttttttataaaaaaataaaaattaaaataaactatgtaaacatatttatataatatatttatatatatattatatattacatacataaatattatatattattatataatatttataaaatatatttattatatatatattattatatataattaaaataaaaaaaaaatatatataaaagaaaaaatatatatttataaaaaaaaaaaaaaaaaataatatatataaaaaaaacatattttaaaaatataaaaatttttttacaaaaaaaaacaaaaaaaaaaataaaaaaatttataaaaatgttataaaaacgaaaaaaaaaaaaaactaaaaaaaaactttaaaaaaaatagtataaaaagaaaaattttaaaaaaagaagataaaaaaatattatattaattattatatataaaatatataaataaaagaaatccTGGAAACAGAAGTAAAAAATCccagtataaaaaaaaaaaaaaaaaaagccttttttttttaaaatatatttatatattttaagagAAAAACATAActtaacaaatatatgttatatatataaatatatgatatataaaagaaggaatattaatgatgtatggatatataattataaaataaaacgtttaaatatttatttttaatatattgatatatatatatatatatatatatatatatattttgtattgaaaataatctacatttatatataaatataaaagaaataaagaaaaaaaaaaaaggaaaaaaaatacatatatataatatatatatatatattatataatacatatttttacaatAAAGAAtagtgttatatatataatatttatttattatttttatattatataacccttattaatattaaaagaatatatatatataatttatttatagtaatatatgtatgtatataaatattttaactgttagtaatatatataattataatatatagtatttgtaatttttttttttttttccattgtgtattttttaaatatatcaaaccaaaaaaaaaaaaaaaaaaaaaaaagtcttatattgtatataatacatatttccatatattttaaataaaatttatgataaaaagttattattaacaattttatacataaaatatttattagttatatatttgaatttatatctacatttatattaaatagttTGTTTTGTAtaagtgaaaaaaaaaaaaaaaaaaaatacaaaagtatccttttattataaaaaagtatTTGATTTCATTAAggacatataatatatatattaataagagtaacttataaaaagaagtatgaaaaaaaaaaacagaaaataataaaaccctacaaaaaaaaaaagaaaaaacaaaaaaagaaaaaaacaaaaagaataaaatttattttaatttacatatatttatatacataatatatgaaCGTTAATTATGCATTTATTTAAaaccacaaaaaaaaataatatatctagaAGTGTAAATTAAATTGTATcagtaaaattatttaatatatatatatatacatatacatatatatatatatatatatatatatatatatatatatatatatataatatatttttatttatacacgtggttattttatgtattattttattatttaatgaattATGATGTACAggaataaatttatattagtctttataaataatattgatatatatatatatatatatatatatatgttaatataaaattatacgtcttaatatatttttattacttatatatacCTTATGTTTACATTTAATTAACAACACTTTccttatcaatattatatatgtgtatttacTTATtagatatttataatttgttaAAAATTAGAATTAAGAACatacttatttttatatattaattttattttatcatatatatatctatatatatatatttatatttatgttacttatgtatatattatatattttataattttatttttttttttccctctGTTTTCTTTGCCATCATAAATTTtgataaaaagaagaaagtgtttagaatatataaggaaaaagcatattattaaatatatgatacatacataattatatatatatatatttattaatttattacagtaatatatttttacctaTTTTGGAATATTTAACAAATACCATAAATACagtattttattaatatatttatttatatatttttatttatatatttttatttatatatttgtgtttcTATATAATAGCAAGCCTAGCACCACGCAAgtcaatttttaaaaaattaatcacttttaaataagaaaaaaaaaaaatataataaaataagaaagtttatatatatatatatatatttatttatttatatatattatatatatatattcgtaatttatatatatattattaatttttatataaaaaagatatatttttcaaaatgaTTGCTACTGGTACGAATATGATGCACCCCAGTTTTTCAACTGCTTCCCTTTATGTTGGAGATTTGAATGAAGATGTTACAGAAGCtgtattatatgaaatatttaacACCGTTGGTCATGTGTCTTCTATAAGAGTATGTCGTGATAGTGTAACAAGAAAATCATTAGGTTATGCATATGTGAATTATCATAACTTAGCTGATGCAGAGAGAGCTTTAGATACCCTTAactatacaaatataaaagggCAACCAGCAAGATTAATGTGGAGTCATAGAGATCCATCCTTAAGAAAGAGTGGAACAggaaatatttttgtaaagAATTTGGATAAATCAATAGATAATAAAGCATTGTTTGATACATTTAGTATGTttggaaatatattatcatgtaAGGTTGCAACTGATGAATTTGGTAAAAGTAAAAGCTATGGTTTTGTACAttatgaagatgaagaaagTGCAAAAGAAGCTATTGAAAAAGTGAATGGTGTTCAATTAGGATCAAAAAATGTTTATGTAGGACCATTTATTAAGAAATCTGAAAGAGCAACCAATGATACCAAATTTACTAATTTGTATGTTAAGAATTTTCCTGACAGTGTTACTGAGACTCATTTAAGACAATTATTTAATCCATATGGTGAAATAACATCTATGATTGTTAAAATGGATAATAAGAACAGAAAGTTctgttttattaattatgcTGATGCAGAAAGTGCAAAGAATGCTATGGACAATTTGAATGGAAAGAAAATTACAGATGATGGACAAATAGATGAAACCTATGATCCTAAAAAAGAGGAAGCTTCTGCATCTACAAGTGGAGCAGCAAATCAAACAACAGGAACAGATGCTGATAAGAcagataaaaatgaaaagggCGACAGTTCAAATGCAAATAATAATGCAACAACGGCAGGTGCAACTACGAATGATGCTACCACAACACCAGGAGAAACCACAACTGCAACAGCTAATGCTGATTCAACAGGTGCTAATAATACTAGTGGTTCATCTCCAAATACTAATACAACAACAggtagtagtaataattctattaacttaaatgaaaataataataatgctgctggtactaataataatacttctaacaacaacaataatactACTAGTGGTAGCAGTATGAATAATGTTGGAAGTTCTAAGAAAGACGAAACTGCCGCATCGGATTGTGCAGATACaccaaatattttatatgttggTCCACATCAATCAAGAGCTAGAAGACATGCAATATTAAAAGCTAAATTTGACAATTTAAATGTAGAGAATAAGAATAAACACCAAGGTgtgaatttatatataaaaaatttggaTGATGGAATTGATGATATAATGTTAAGAGAATTATTTGAACCATTTGGTACTATAACATCAGCAAAAGTTATGAGAGATGAAAAAGAACAAAGTAAAGGTTTTGGTTTTGTATGTTTTGCATCTCAAGAAGAAGCAAATAAAGCAGTAACAGAAAtgcatttaaaaataattaatggAAAACCATTATATGTAGGATTGGCTGAAAAAAGAGAACAAAGATTATCAAGATTACAACAAAGATTCCGTATGCATCCAATTAGACATCATATGAATAATCCATTAAATACCCCAATGCAATATGCAGCCCCTCAATCACCACAATTACAATTTAGTCAAAATACCTTAAGTTATGGAAGACCAGTTATAACTGCCTTTAATCAAAATAACTTAATATCATGGAGACATCAACAAGCTGCTCAACAACAAGCAGTACACCAACAAGCCGTACATCAACAAGCAGCTCAACAAcaattaaattttaatacaAACTTAAGAGGTCAAATTAATCAAATGAGATTATATACACAAAACAATAtgatgaataataatttaaatcaGAACAAACCCAATGCTCAATTACATCATAATCAACAATATGTACCAAATGCTTTAGCTCAAAATGGACAACAACAACCAAATTTAAATGCAGCTGGTCAACATAATGCTCAACAATTACAACAACAAGGAAATAATCAATtgttaaataataacatgcgtaatatgaataatagaGCTAATCGTAATATGGGAAATATGggtaatatgaataatcaaAAACAAATGccattaaatataaataacaaacAACAAAATGCAGCATCTCAAGCTAACCAAATGAATCATCAAGCTCAAGCACAAGGAGCACAAGCACAACAAAAAAATCCACAACAAATGCAACAAGTTCCACAaggaaataattttaaatttactGCACAAGCCAGAAATCGTATGGAGTTACCAAATAAAAATGCAAACAAAGTTAATacaatgaataataatatgaatgttaattttaataataattctacaTTAACAGCTGCAGCATTAGCATCTGCACCACCATCTATGCAAAAACAAGTCTTAGGAGAAAATTTATTTCCATTAGTAGCTAATTATCATCCAACCTTAGCTGGTAAAATTACAGGAATGATGTTAGAAATGGACAACTCAGAATTACTCATCTTGttagaaaatgaagaacaacttaaaaagaaaatagatGAAGCACTAGTAGTCTTGCAAAAGGCAAAATAAaaggataaataaataatttatattatatatatatatatatatatatatatatatataatgacaGACTGACAGCTCTATAATTATCACCTTaaatgtttaatatataatttatatatgatgaatGTAATACCccgaaaaatataaatatatcaacatatataaatatatacatattgtatatatatatttatatatattatatgttgttgtatatatatatatatatctaccatggtattattatttattaatacctTAAAGGGGCATTATACATAATTCAAaacataaatttattatatgcacaaaaaatatatatttttgttatatatatatatatatatatatatatatatatatatatatgtaaatgaaaaaaaaaaaattaaaaattatgcataaaaaaaaaaaaaaaatatgaacagaTTTAATCCATCCAATTAACTAACAATTAACagatgtttaaaaaaaaattaataaaaaataaaaaaaaataaaaattaacaaaataatatatatatatatacatatataatattattacttaaTAACCATATATAGAagacagaaaaaaaaaaaaaaaaaatagaagagtcatattttaaaaatataactaatgttttttatatataacaaaaaaagtattttaaataaatgtaattttGTGTATTTCAGAACCCCccccccaaaaaaaaaacaaaaagaaaaaaaaaaaaaaaaaaaaaaaatgaataaaataaaattaataaaaaaatacatatatttataatatatgtaaataaaaaataaaatttgtgtgtatacagaaaaaaaaataacagttttaagaattatttatatatagacatttttttgttatataaaaaaaaaaaaaaaaattaatatgccttattttatatattctgacataaatattacataaatatatatataattatcttttgtatattatgaataatttttctttttctttttttttttctcagatacatatatattattatatatatgtatatgtatttatttacatttttacacaagaacatatttatttttttatttttaatattttcaaaagaGCTGTAGctgtattatttaaataaaatatatttaataaataaaacatatattatatatatatgtgcatatcgatgttttatttttatgtatatatatttaaagaaaaatgaaaaaacaaaaattttgtaaagtattaatgatatatatatatatatatatatattcataaatctTTTAAgtccttttatattatcctataatattttatagaatTTATAAGAcattgaaagaaaaaaaataaaataaaataaaataaaataaatactaaaataaaatatgaaaaagaaaaaaaaaatgtatttaaaaGTATTCtcttatatgtaataattccTTTTAACATGGAAATTTTGTAAAATACTTCTTTATGTTTCTTATGCTTAAGAGCATAccaagaaaagaaaattaaaacattatatgatatattatattatattatattatattatattatattatattatattatattatattatattatattatattatatatgtttatattatcaaaccgttatttcttaataaatttttgtaACGTTTTATCACTATGTATATTTAGATTATTTTttcctatatatttcttatatattataaaaaagaacttTAAAATGAAGAGCTTCGAAaaaggataataaaaaatattaaatatatataagtacattatatatattttaaaataatatgttttcATTCTTCAtgagtaatatatatatataatatagaattttaaaatatattaaaaagttaTTTCTTCAGTTATcataacattaaaaaaaaggttgttatttcttataatattaaaaatatataataatcatcatatataataccaaggaggaaaataaaaaatattataaatgttatatatacttttttaaatagaatatatattaataacgCAAATaaggaaatattataatattaatttggTTAATTTCATATGCTATAATTAGGAGGAactatatgaaaaaaaaaaaaaataaataaaaaaaaaaataaaaaaaaaaaaaaaacatacatTATGTTATTTGTAACGTCACacgtatatttataataattttcatttaagccttcaaaataatatatacatatatattatatatttttttttagtatatgaaattaatataaatgttataattttaagTATATTTAGAGGCACCTTATATATGcttcatatatacatataatattgaatatattttataaagaaaaaaaatatatataatataataatatatatatgtaatattttaatatattatttattattaaaaatttacaacattatattataatatatatatatatataattactcataatttattaaagaaaattcggtacataaaattattttataaaaaaaatagttttattttaatatataagaattaaaataaataatttaaattaatatacaaATCCGAcgtaataatttatatttaaaaaaataatcataatgtTGAAAAATACAACGTCAAAAAAGTTAAAACTtattaataagaaaataataatataataaaataaat is a window encoding:
- a CDS encoding polyadenylate-binding protein, putative, producing the protein MIATGTNMMHPSFSTASLYVGDLNEDVTEAVLYEIFNTVGHVSSIRVCRDSVTRKSLGYAYVNYHNLADAERALDTLNYTNIKGQPARLMWSHRDPSLRKSGTGNIFVKNLDKSIDNKALFDTFSMFGNILSCKVATDEFGKSKSYGFVHYEDEESAKEAIEKVNGVQLGSKNVYVGPFIKKSERATNDTKFTNLYVKNFPDSVTETHLRQLFNPYGEITSMIVKMDNKNRKFCFINYADAESAKNAMDNLNGKKITDDGQIDETYDPKKEEASASTSGAANQTTGTDADKTDKNEKGDSSNANNNATTAGATTNDATTTPGETTTATANADSTGANNTSGSSPNTNTTTGSSNNSINLNENNNNAAGTNNNTSNNNNNTTSGSSMNNVGSSKKDETAASDCADTPNILYVGPHQSRARRHAILKAKFDNLNVENKNKHQGVNLYIKNLDDGIDDIMLRELFEPFGTITSAKVMRDEKEQSKGFGFVCFASQEEANKAVTEMHLKIINGKPLYVGLAEKREQRLSRLQQRFRMHPIRHHMNNPLNTPMQYAAPQSPQLQFSQNTLSYGRPVITAFNQNNLISWRHQQAAQQQAVHQQAVHQQAAQQQLNFNTNLRGQINQMRLYTQNNMMNNNLNQNKPNAQLHHNQQYVPNALAQNGQQQPNLNAAGQHNAQQLQQQGNNQLLNNNMRNMNNRANRNMGNMGNMNNQKQMPLNINNKQQNAASQANQMNHQAQAQGAQAQQKNPQQMQQVPQGNNFKFTAQARNRMELPNKNANKVNTMNNNMNVNFNNNSTLTAAALASAPPSMQKQVLGENLFPLVANYHPTLAGKITGMMLEMDNSELLILLENEEQLKKKIDEALVVLQKAK